One window from the genome of Desulforamulus ruminis DSM 2154 encodes:
- a CDS encoding sugar kinase, with amino-acid sequence MSEIIIIGEILVEVMAKHLNQRFDQTGEFLGPFPSGAPAIFIDQATKTGSSCAIVAKVGNDGFGRLNIERLQRDGVDVQYIQTVAEKTTGIAFVTYRENGDREFIFTLKDSAAACINRQDITEAMFQGCKYYQINGCSAFNEEMMATIKKAVFLAKAQNARIAFDPNIRKELLEDENFKQFIDFILKNTDVFLPGEEELRFITGLEDEEQAVRKILEQNVRYVVVKRGKRGCRVYDQQSYFDAAPFQVEEVDPTGAGDCFAGTLISLLNQGKSIQEAVLFANAAGAYAVTQKGPMEGTATLEELKAFMRSKGGETRCL; translated from the coding sequence ATGTCAGAGATTATCATTATTGGGGAAATCCTGGTGGAAGTGATGGCCAAACATTTAAATCAGCGGTTCGACCAAACGGGAGAATTTCTGGGGCCCTTTCCCAGTGGCGCACCGGCCATTTTTATCGATCAGGCAACCAAGACGGGCAGCTCCTGCGCCATCGTTGCCAAGGTGGGGAACGATGGTTTTGGCCGGTTAAATATTGAACGTCTGCAACGGGATGGGGTCGATGTGCAGTATATTCAGACCGTAGCGGAGAAAACCACCGGCATTGCTTTTGTTACCTACCGAGAGAATGGCGACCGGGAGTTTATTTTCACCCTCAAAGATTCCGCCGCCGCCTGTATTAACCGGCAGGATATTACCGAAGCCATGTTTCAAGGTTGCAAATATTATCAAATCAATGGCTGTTCCGCCTTTAATGAAGAAATGATGGCCACCATAAAAAAAGCGGTGTTCCTGGCCAAAGCCCAGAATGCCCGGATTGCCTTTGATCCCAATATTCGCAAAGAACTGCTGGAGGATGAAAATTTTAAACAGTTTATTGATTTTATATTAAAAAATACCGATGTTTTTCTTCCCGGGGAGGAGGAGCTGAGATTCATCACCGGGTTGGAGGACGAGGAGCAGGCTGTGCGCAAAATCTTAGAGCAAAATGTGCGGTATGTGGTGGTTAAGCGGGGGAAACGGGGCTGCCGGGTTTACGATCAACAGTCTTATTTTGATGCGGCTCCCTTCCAGGTGGAAGAGGTCGATCCTACCGGGGCAGGGGATTGCTTTGCCGGAACCCTGATTTCTTTATTGAATCAAGGGAAATCCATCCAGGAAGCGGTCCTCTTTGCCAATGCCGCCGGGGCCTACGCCGTTACCCAAAAGGGCCCTATGGAAGGAACGGCCACCTTAGAGGAACTGAAAGCGTTTATGCGCTCCAAGGGAGGGGAAACAAGATGCCTTTAG
- a CDS encoding response regulator transcription factor yields MTKINRMKQINSIVLSLIPIQDRQTFFTKLFDELEEILPFQEAFAANINEYGHLIFYSRNMNSQNYHDYNKTYWLMNPVLRALKKKERTVIRLSDCQWEGRYKTDFFKKFMEPQNYKYILSSILYRQEKNFGYLTFIRDDKNQNFSQLDVKQLQYLAPFLTSCLLNIELKEQHQYCENFIHNMPGMSDRSSLVFNSNMEIVYIKGFELEEENKELVERLAEVSANIKKYFLAHKKPPEQQETTVFIEPDLYKITTYLRFYMDQPLFIHLLQKITSDLFIEQESLMRFLTDRERQVTNLILYGYTNQEIADQLFISIETVKTHINNIFKKLSVKNRNQLIRSFNRPGGYHVFN; encoded by the coding sequence TTGACTAAGATAAATCGAATGAAACAGATCAATAGCATCGTTCTTAGTCTAATCCCCATACAGGACCGCCAGACCTTTTTTACTAAGCTCTTTGATGAATTGGAAGAGATTTTACCCTTTCAGGAGGCCTTTGCAGCCAATATTAATGAGTATGGTCATTTAATCTTCTATTCCCGGAATATGAACAGCCAGAATTATCATGACTATAACAAAACCTATTGGCTGATGAATCCGGTACTAAGGGCCTTAAAAAAGAAGGAACGTACGGTGATAAGGCTTTCGGATTGTCAATGGGAGGGCCGTTATAAAACCGATTTCTTTAAAAAATTTATGGAGCCGCAAAATTATAAATATATTTTATCCTCCATACTTTATCGGCAGGAAAAAAATTTTGGCTATCTAACCTTTATCCGAGACGATAAAAATCAAAACTTTAGTCAATTGGATGTTAAGCAGCTTCAATACTTGGCTCCCTTTTTGACCTCTTGTCTGCTCAACATTGAACTAAAGGAACAACATCAATATTGCGAAAACTTTATTCATAACATGCCGGGGATGAGTGACAGAAGCAGCCTGGTGTTCAATAGCAATATGGAGATTGTGTATATTAAAGGTTTTGAGCTGGAAGAAGAAAATAAGGAACTGGTAGAGAGGCTGGCCGAGGTATCCGCCAATATAAAAAAGTATTTCTTAGCCCATAAAAAGCCGCCGGAGCAACAGGAAACGACGGTATTTATTGAACCTGATCTATATAAAATCACAACTTATTTGAGATTTTATATGGATCAGCCCCTTTTTATCCACTTGCTGCAAAAAATCACCTCGGATCTTTTTATCGAACAGGAAAGTTTAATGAGATTTTTAACAGACAGGGAAAGGCAGGTTACCAATCTTATTCTATATGGCTACACCAACCAGGAGATTGCCGATCAATTATTCATCAGCATAGAAACCGTAAAAACACATATTAATAATATTTTTAAGAAATTGTCCGTTAAAAATAGAAATCAGCTCATCAGGTCTTTTAATAGGCCGGGAGGTTATCATGTTTTCAATTGA
- a CDS encoding substrate-binding domain-containing protein yields the protein MKKFGKLALTFMLILGLVVLSGCGSNEAEKENKDAGSDKQEIVIGASLLTQQHPFYVSLKNAMEAEAKAQGVTLNVSIANQDLNKQISDIEDFITKGVDAIILSPVDSKGVTAAVNKAKAANIPVITVDIPAVGAETDAHVATDNLTGGKIAGEEMAKVLGGKGKVAVIDYPTVQSVIDRVTGFKESLAKYPDIQIVAIQPGITRPEALSAAQNMLQANGDLNGIFGFGDDAALAAVAAVKSAGKEDQVKVIGFDGMEEARNAVKSEKSFVAVITQYPDQMGKEGLVTALKILKGEQVEKVVPITPGVFTKEGERK from the coding sequence ATGAAAAAGTTTGGTAAATTAGCTTTAACTTTCATGCTTATTTTAGGTTTGGTTGTGCTCAGCGGTTGCGGCAGCAATGAAGCGGAAAAGGAAAATAAAGACGCCGGGTCGGACAAGCAAGAAATTGTCATCGGCGCTTCCTTGTTAACCCAGCAGCACCCGTTCTATGTATCCCTTAAAAATGCCATGGAAGCGGAAGCAAAAGCCCAGGGTGTAACTTTAAACGTATCCATTGCCAACCAGGATCTTAATAAGCAAATTTCCGATATTGAAGATTTTATTACCAAGGGTGTGGACGCCATTATTCTCAGCCCGGTGGACTCCAAGGGCGTAACCGCCGCTGTTAATAAAGCCAAGGCGGCCAACATTCCCGTTATTACCGTAGATATTCCGGCGGTAGGAGCTGAGACCGATGCCCACGTGGCGACCGATAACCTCACCGGCGGAAAAATTGCCGGGGAAGAAATGGCCAAGGTATTAGGCGGTAAGGGCAAAGTGGCGGTGATTGATTACCCCACGGTACAGTCTGTTATCGACCGTGTAACCGGATTTAAAGAATCCCTGGCCAAATATCCGGACATTCAAATTGTTGCTATCCAGCCCGGCATTACCCGGCCGGAGGCTTTAAGCGCAGCCCAGAATATGCTCCAGGCCAACGGTGACTTAAACGGCATTTTTGGCTTTGGGGATGATGCGGCGCTGGCTGCCGTAGCGGCGGTTAAATCGGCCGGAAAAGAAGATCAAGTGAAGGTGATTGGCTTCGACGGCATGGAAGAAGCGAGAAACGCCGTTAAAAGTGAAAAATCCTTTGTGGCCGTAATCACTCAGTACCCCGACCAAATGGGTAAAGAAGGCCTTGTTACCGCACTGAAGATCCTGAAGGGCGAACAAGTGGAAAAAGTAGTGCCCATTACACCGGGTGTGTTTACGAAAGAGGGAGAAAGAAAGTAA
- a CDS encoding LytS/YhcK type 5TM receptor domain-containing protein, producing MFSIDMEILKNLILNLCFMFTVAWIFNFYKISDNLIAKIKYPAIYYILYFSFISFLGVLFGYSYGPGIVSLRLMGPILGGILFGPVVGLGTGVISGLIRFTQQTEISLYTSVATVIIGLVAGLIHIFLKGKINKVNGTLAVLAIEIVYDILGYFILSKEVWDNFFSVMFLHRSLVDVAAALIFLRMLEISAGYKEELNKFKFLSSEDYLTGIYNIRHFSDTLTRLVSKAGREGKRLGLILFSIEGMELIVSQNGFGNGKMTMNQSAKILRNLCGGNLLFKLPQNVFAIIMLHECNNLEQTKATLGEFLKNSLKEINKELDVLGSTALFPRDGATMPDLWQHAEKGLEMEKQRRLPNPQELQPED from the coding sequence ATGTTTTCAATTGACATGGAAATCTTAAAAAATTTAATTTTAAACCTGTGTTTTATGTTTACGGTAGCTTGGATTTTCAATTTTTATAAAATCTCGGATAATTTAATTGCCAAAATTAAGTATCCTGCCATTTACTACATATTATATTTTAGTTTTATCAGTTTTTTAGGCGTGTTATTTGGCTATAGTTATGGCCCCGGTATCGTAAGCCTGAGATTAATGGGCCCCATCCTGGGAGGGATACTGTTTGGGCCGGTGGTGGGTTTGGGAACCGGGGTGATCAGCGGATTAATCCGGTTTACTCAACAAACCGAGATATCCCTATATACCAGCGTCGCTACAGTGATTATTGGCTTGGTGGCGGGATTGATTCATATCTTTTTAAAGGGAAAAATAAACAAAGTAAACGGAACCCTGGCGGTCCTGGCCATTGAAATTGTTTATGATATTTTAGGCTACTTCATATTGAGCAAAGAAGTTTGGGATAATTTTTTCAGCGTGATGTTCCTGCACCGCAGTCTGGTGGATGTTGCGGCAGCGCTGATCTTTCTGAGAATGCTGGAAATATCCGCCGGCTATAAGGAGGAACTAAATAAGTTTAAATTTCTTAGCAGCGAAGATTATCTAACTGGAATCTATAATATCAGGCATTTTAGCGATACGTTAACCCGTTTGGTAAGCAAAGCCGGCAGAGAAGGGAAACGCCTGGGTCTAATTTTATTCAGCATTGAGGGCATGGAACTCATTGTATCCCAAAATGGCTTTGGCAACGGTAAAATGACGATGAATCAATCGGCTAAAATTCTTCGCAACCTGTGCGGGGGCAACCTTTTGTTTAAGCTGCCGCAAAATGTTTTTGCCATTATCATGCTTCATGAATGCAATAACCTGGAGCAAACAAAGGCTACTCTGGGAGAATTTCTCAAAAATTCCCTGAAGGAAATTAACAAGGAACTGGATGTGCTGGGTTCAACGGCCCTGTTCCCCCGGGACGGCGCCACCATGCCGGATTTATGGCAGCATGCGGAAAAGGGATTGGAGATGGAAAAGCAGCGCCGATTGCCCAATCCTCAGGAGTTGCAGCCGGAGGATTAG
- a CDS encoding tripartite tricarboxylate transporter permease yields the protein MADILSNLAVGFIHVLNPTMLAVLVIGLIVGLIAGVLPGLTLVMGVVLLLPFTYSMEPTQAIVLLTAVYLAGTYGGAFTSILFKIPGEPIHVPLLWDGYPMTRQGESAKALGWALYAAMSGGLVAAVFMVMVSEPFAKFALSFATPEYFSIVLLGLCGVIILGTKSIPRAVISLCIGLLIATVGIDDIYGAERFTFGTSLLRDGIDYLTVMVGAYALGEILTRLEEGFTSPTLEQAGTIKTTLPSLREFRERSMAFVRGISVGTFIGAAPGAGATVASFVSYGVEKMLGKNRDNMGKGAPEGIVSSQSAATASVGGAMLHLLTLGIPGSGATAVILGAFLLHGIQPGPQIFTSMPEMVYAIFASMFIGLALMGLIGYLAVKPFVKVLDAPEAVISAFIMVLCFIGAFTIRNNITDVWMMIFFGMAGYFMDRYGFPIAPMVLGSILGVMAERNFMTTMISYSNDWTIFFTRPISCIALLCCILMLGFTILFPMWRNRKEKKLTA from the coding sequence ATGGCGGATATTTTAAGTAATTTGGCGGTTGGCTTTATCCATGTACTGAACCCAACCATGCTGGCGGTGCTTGTGATCGGCCTGATCGTAGGCTTGATCGCGGGGGTCCTGCCCGGCTTGACTCTGGTGATGGGGGTAGTGCTGCTGCTTCCCTTTACTTACTCCATGGAACCCACCCAAGCCATTGTGTTGTTAACGGCGGTTTATCTCGCCGGGACCTACGGAGGGGCGTTTACCTCCATTTTGTTTAAAATCCCGGGGGAGCCCATTCATGTTCCCCTGTTGTGGGACGGGTATCCTATGACCCGGCAGGGGGAATCGGCAAAAGCCCTGGGGTGGGCCCTATATGCTGCCATGAGCGGGGGGCTGGTGGCGGCCGTATTTATGGTCATGGTGTCCGAACCCTTTGCCAAATTTGCTTTAAGCTTTGCCACACCCGAATATTTTTCCATTGTCCTGCTGGGCTTATGCGGAGTGATTATTTTAGGCACCAAATCCATTCCCCGGGCGGTCATTTCCTTGTGTATCGGCTTGCTGATTGCCACGGTGGGAATTGATGACATCTACGGGGCGGAGCGCTTCACTTTCGGAACCTCACTGCTCCGGGACGGCATTGATTATCTGACCGTTATGGTGGGGGCCTATGCCCTGGGTGAGATACTGACCCGGTTGGAAGAAGGGTTTACTTCCCCCACCCTGGAACAGGCGGGAACCATTAAAACAACCTTGCCCTCTTTAAGAGAATTTCGAGAAAGATCCATGGCTTTTGTCCGGGGGATTTCTGTAGGAACCTTTATCGGGGCGGCGCCCGGTGCGGGAGCCACGGTGGCGTCCTTTGTTTCCTACGGGGTGGAAAAAATGCTGGGCAAAAACAGAGATAACATGGGCAAGGGCGCGCCGGAAGGGATTGTTTCTTCTCAGTCTGCGGCAACGGCTTCGGTGGGAGGGGCTATGCTGCACCTCTTAACCTTAGGAATCCCCGGCAGCGGGGCAACCGCCGTAATCCTGGGAGCCTTCCTGCTGCACGGTATTCAGCCGGGTCCGCAGATTTTTACCAGCATGCCCGAAATGGTTTACGCCATTTTTGCTTCCATGTTTATCGGATTGGCTTTGATGGGATTAATCGGCTACCTGGCGGTAAAACCCTTTGTGAAGGTATTGGATGCGCCGGAAGCGGTCATCTCCGCCTTTATTATGGTATTGTGTTTTATCGGCGCTTTCACCATAAGAAATAATATCACCGATGTGTGGATGATGATTTTCTTTGGTATGGCCGGATATTTCATGGATCGCTACGGTTTTCCCATTGCACCCATGGTACTGGGGTCTATCCTGGGGGTTATGGCGGAACGAAACTTCATGACCACCATGATCAGCTACTCCAATGACTGGACCATTTTCTTTACCCGTCCCATTAGCTGTATCGCGCTGCTGTGCTGTATCCTGATGCTGGGGTTCACCATTTTGTTCCCCATGTGGAGAAACCGGAAAGAGAAAAAATTGACTGCTTAG
- a CDS encoding 2'-5' RNA ligase family protein: MTYAVNLYFNQEAENYIINIWRQLTALEKGKCLICCNSRPHITLAIYEGIDLEETQKRLKAFARNIHSFHLQFLQIGIFPQPKGAIFLTPNLTDELFKVHRDFHQAFMDYQGQGWDYYKPNAWYPHCTLALETPLEAIPCVLGEILKVFQPMEVCVESIGMASLDPIKYLMELQLKKE; this comes from the coding sequence TTGACATATGCTGTAAATTTATATTTTAATCAAGAGGCGGAAAATTATATAATCAATATCTGGCGGCAGTTGACGGCATTAGAGAAAGGCAAATGCCTGATCTGCTGTAACAGCAGGCCCCATATTACCCTGGCCATTTATGAAGGGATTGATTTAGAGGAAACCCAAAAAAGATTAAAGGCCTTTGCCCGAAATATTCATTCCTTTCATCTCCAGTTTCTGCAAATCGGAATTTTCCCCCAACCTAAGGGCGCCATATTTTTAACACCCAATCTAACCGATGAATTATTTAAGGTCCACCGGGATTTTCATCAGGCGTTTATGGATTACCAGGGACAGGGGTGGGACTATTATAAGCCCAACGCCTGGTATCCCCACTGCACCCTGGCCCTGGAGACTCCCTTAGAGGCCATACCCTGCGTGCTGGGGGAAATTTTAAAGGTTTTTCAGCCCATGGAGGTTTGTGTTGAATCCATCGGAATGGCCTCTTTAGATCCCATTAAGTACTTAATGGAGCTGCAACTGAAAAAAGAATAA
- a CDS encoding VOC family protein → MELEHIGLRVKDVQRSFRFYKQIFGCELIESYQDERVEIIFAQCGKNVLELIRDKGGMSGRAAGVIDHLAFRVERLEDWMDKLAELQVPFISEQPRDFKGGRIFFFKGPDGEILELVEEPPQK, encoded by the coding sequence ATGGAATTAGAACATATCGGCTTAAGGGTTAAAGACGTTCAAAGATCCTTTCGCTTTTATAAGCAAATTTTTGGTTGTGAGTTGATAGAATCTTACCAAGATGAACGGGTGGAAATTATTTTTGCCCAATGTGGCAAGAACGTACTGGAATTGATCCGGGATAAGGGCGGTATGTCCGGCCGGGCAGCCGGGGTTATCGATCATCTGGCCTTTCGGGTGGAGCGACTGGAAGACTGGATGGACAAACTGGCGGAGCTGCAGGTTCCCTTTATTTCGGAGCAGCCCCGGGATTTTAAAGGCGGCCGGATTTTCTTTTTTAAGGGCCCGGACGGAGAAATATTAGAACTGGTAGAGGAACCTCCGCAGAAATAA
- a CDS encoding ABC transporter permease: MTNLSNSTELKNNAWKEAGIHFLKTYGGILAGLIVLVVLFSFSSPHFFKVGNLLNIVLQISIIAICAFGMTFALIVGGIDLSVSSTIALSGTAAALLLQSNVPFILVVLMVVGLGVVLGAFNGVLISKASIPAFIVTVATMGIFRGIAYILTDGVPVSIQNPTFLALGNGSFLGIQIPIIILLVFFVFNHILLSKTKFGRRVYITGGNEEAALYAGINVARLKIWVYIITASMAAISGLIFASRLYSAQPNAASGYELDAIAAAVLGGTSLSGGSGKIFGTLIGAIIIGVINNGMNLMDVSYFYQLIVKGLVILIAVYIDVKNKSRKS; encoded by the coding sequence ATGACAAACTTATCAAATTCAACGGAACTGAAAAATAACGCTTGGAAAGAAGCCGGCATTCATTTTCTGAAAACCTACGGGGGAATTCTCGCCGGGTTGATCGTCCTGGTGGTTCTTTTCTCCTTCAGCTCCCCGCATTTTTTTAAGGTAGGGAATTTGTTAAATATTGTTCTGCAAATCTCCATCATTGCCATTTGTGCCTTTGGCATGACCTTTGCTTTAATTGTTGGCGGCATTGATCTGTCTGTGAGTTCGACCATTGCTTTATCCGGAACGGCGGCGGCCTTACTGCTGCAGAGCAATGTTCCCTTTATCCTGGTGGTGCTCATGGTCGTTGGTTTAGGCGTGGTTTTAGGGGCCTTTAACGGCGTGCTGATTTCCAAAGCCTCCATACCGGCCTTTATCGTCACAGTGGCCACCATGGGAATCTTTAGGGGCATTGCCTATATCTTAACCGATGGCGTGCCTGTATCCATTCAAAATCCAACCTTTTTAGCTTTAGGCAACGGTTCCTTCCTGGGAATCCAGATTCCCATTATTATTTTGCTGGTGTTCTTTGTTTTCAACCACATCCTTTTGTCCAAAACCAAGTTCGGACGTCGCGTATACATTACCGGCGGCAATGAGGAAGCGGCCCTTTATGCCGGTATTAACGTGGCCCGGCTGAAAATATGGGTATATATTATTACGGCTTCCATGGCCGCTATCAGCGGATTGATCTTTGCCTCCAGGCTTTATTCGGCCCAACCCAATGCGGCCAGCGGCTACGAGCTGGACGCCATTGCCGCGGCGGTACTGGGTGGAACCAGCCTGAGCGGCGGCAGTGGAAAAATCTTTGGCACCTTAATTGGCGCCATTATTATCGGGGTCATCAATAACGGCATGAACCTGATGGATGTTTCCTATTTTTATCAGTTAATTGTCAAAGGTCTGGTGATTCTAATCGCTGTTTATATTGACGTAAAAAATAAGAGCAGAAAAAGTTAG
- a CDS encoding TerC family protein, with the protein MEDFGILLSIITLNIVLSGDNAVVIAMAGRNLPEDQQRKAILIGSGGAIVFRIILTVAAFYLLKIPFVQAAGGLMLIYIAIKLLTQKESCEEYQAACSLMDAVKIIIFADIIMSLDNTLAIVAVAKGSWLMLLIGLATSIPIIIFCSKIIMYFMNKYPIIIYIGAGILAWTSGEMVIQDEKVMTFLAGFLPHMVHRVFPLVVTIAVLLYGWRHNMKSSEGTLNTHSQ; encoded by the coding sequence ATGGAGGATTTCGGTATTTTGTTGAGTATTATTACATTAAATATTGTTTTAAGCGGAGATAATGCGGTGGTTATCGCCATGGCCGGCCGCAACCTGCCGGAAGACCAGCAAAGGAAAGCCATACTCATTGGCAGCGGCGGTGCCATTGTTTTTAGAATTATTCTGACGGTGGCGGCTTTTTATTTGTTAAAGATCCCCTTCGTACAAGCCGCCGGCGGCCTGATGTTAATCTACATAGCCATTAAATTATTGACCCAGAAGGAGAGCTGTGAAGAATATCAGGCGGCCTGCAGCCTGATGGATGCGGTAAAAATTATTATCTTTGCCGATATCATCATGAGCCTGGACAATACCCTGGCCATTGTAGCGGTGGCCAAAGGCAGTTGGCTGATGCTTTTAATTGGCCTGGCAACCAGCATTCCCATCATCATATTTTGCAGCAAAATCATTATGTATTTTATGAACAAATATCCGATCATTATTTATATCGGGGCAGGCATTCTAGCCTGGACCTCCGGGGAAATGGTAATTCAAGACGAGAAAGTGATGACCTTTTTAGCCGGATTCCTGCCCCATATGGTTCACCGGGTATTCCCCTTGGTGGTTACCATTGCGGTTCTTTTATACGGCTGGCGCCATAATATGAAATCCTCCGAAGGCACGCTAAATACTCATAGTCAGTAA
- a CDS encoding sugar ABC transporter ATP-binding protein, protein MPDEILLEMKNIKKVFGRVAALSHVNLIVKKGQVHTLLGENGAGKSTLMKILSGVYQADEGEILFKGEKIRLLNPRDAQSRGISIIYQELSLCPNLSIAENIFANREPSKGFFIKDKEMNLAAKELLKQIEMEVSPKTLVKDLSISQKQMVEIAKALSVKAEVLIMDEPTSALSSREAEILFRIIEKLKQSGVAIIYISHRMDELLKISDEITVLRDGSYIGTVSRSEADINSLIRMMVGRELKDIYPKRNSEIGKETLLEVKGYSKKGLFEDISFALKSGEILGIFGLVGAGRSDLANALFGITRPEQGTLKIKGKDAKITKPEDAIKHKMAFITENRREQGLVVSETVKRNVSMVVIDKLVKGGLLNDKKENAMALRAVKELNVKTSSILQRVNHLSGGNQQKIVLAKWLETHPDILILDEPTRGIDVGAKHEVYNIMRRLSQAGVGIIMISSELSEVLFMSDRMLVMRNKKVVREVVSSATSQDEVMLYATGGK, encoded by the coding sequence ATGCCGGACGAAATTTTACTGGAGATGAAAAATATTAAAAAGGTATTTGGCCGTGTGGCGGCTTTATCCCATGTAAATCTCATAGTAAAGAAGGGCCAGGTTCATACTTTGTTAGGTGAAAATGGTGCCGGTAAATCAACACTAATGAAAATATTGTCCGGTGTTTACCAGGCGGATGAAGGAGAGATTCTTTTTAAAGGGGAAAAGATTCGGCTGCTGAATCCAAGGGATGCCCAGAGCCGCGGCATCAGTATTATATACCAGGAATTAAGCCTTTGCCCCAACCTCAGCATTGCGGAGAACATCTTTGCCAACCGGGAACCCAGCAAGGGCTTTTTTATTAAAGATAAAGAGATGAACCTGGCAGCCAAGGAATTGCTGAAGCAGATTGAAATGGAGGTTTCTCCGAAAACCCTGGTCAAGGACCTTAGTATTTCTCAAAAACAAATGGTTGAAATTGCCAAAGCTCTCTCGGTAAAAGCGGAGGTGCTGATTATGGACGAGCCTACTTCCGCCCTTAGCAGCCGGGAAGCCGAGATCCTCTTCCGCATTATTGAAAAGCTGAAGCAAAGCGGAGTGGCCATTATTTATATTTCCCACCGCATGGATGAATTATTGAAAATATCCGATGAGATTACGGTATTACGGGACGGCAGTTATATTGGAACCGTCAGCAGGAGTGAGGCGGATATCAACAGCCTGATTCGCATGATGGTTGGCAGAGAGTTAAAAGACATTTACCCCAAACGGAATTCTGAAATCGGTAAAGAAACCTTGTTGGAAGTAAAAGGCTATAGCAAAAAGGGCCTTTTTGAAGATATAAGCTTTGCCTTAAAAAGTGGTGAAATACTGGGTATATTTGGTCTGGTAGGGGCAGGCCGTTCGGACCTGGCCAATGCTTTATTCGGAATAACCAGGCCGGAACAAGGTACCCTGAAGATAAAAGGGAAAGACGCCAAAATCACCAAGCCAGAGGACGCCATTAAACATAAAATGGCTTTTATCACCGAGAATCGGCGGGAACAGGGTCTCGTGGTTTCAGAAACGGTGAAGAGAAATGTATCCATGGTGGTAATTGATAAACTGGTTAAGGGTGGTTTGTTAAACGATAAGAAAGAAAATGCCATGGCCCTCCGGGCGGTGAAAGAATTAAATGTCAAGACCTCCAGTATTCTGCAGCGGGTGAATCATCTAAGTGGCGGCAACCAGCAAAAGATCGTCCTGGCCAAATGGCTGGAGACGCACCCAGACATTCTGATTCTGGATGAACCCACCAGAGGAATTGACGTGGGGGCAAAGCACGAGGTCTATAACATCATGAGGAGACTGTCCCAAGCAGGGGTTGGCATTATCATGATTTCCTCGGAACTTTCCGAAGTGCTGTTCATGAGTGACCGCATGTTGGTAATGCGCAATAAAAAAGTGGTTAGAGAAGTTGTTTCTTCTGCTACTTCCCAGGATGAAGTCATGCTGTATGCCACTGGAGGTAAATAA
- a CDS encoding LacI family DNA-binding transcriptional regulator, whose amino-acid sequence MATIKDVAKLASVSVGTVSRFLNGYTIKEENQTRIEQAIQTLDFKFNPIARGLRTNKTYSVGVLIPRISDIFCTQVIEGIEEVLEPLNYSILICSSNDKLELQREKINFLQNKCVDGIIAMPVTSAEFNVDKVTGNGTPVVLIDRLVKDCELDAVVADNVNGAYLAVEMIINKGHQKIGIIAGPQEIYTAQERLMGYLRALNDYHIEVNEDYIIHTQYKKDGGIDAFHQLISLPDRPTAIFTTNYPITVNTMRLMLEKGLQIGQDVSLCGYDQTELFQMLNPPISVVVQPSKEIGIQAAEILLKRIGGDFSRFPQIQRLKTSLIATDSVKTLF is encoded by the coding sequence ATGGCCACCATAAAAGATGTTGCTAAACTTGCTTCAGTATCGGTAGGGACCGTATCCCGCTTTCTGAATGGATACACCATTAAAGAAGAAAATCAGACCCGGATTGAACAGGCAATCCAAACCCTGGATTTTAAGTTTAACCCCATAGCCAGAGGATTAAGAACCAACAAAACCTACTCGGTGGGTGTATTAATCCCCCGTATCAGCGATATTTTTTGCACCCAGGTCATCGAAGGCATTGAAGAGGTTCTGGAACCTCTGAACTACAGCATTTTGATCTGCAGCTCAAATGATAAGCTGGAGCTGCAGCGGGAGAAAATTAACTTTTTACAAAACAAATGTGTGGATGGCATCATTGCCATGCCGGTGACTTCGGCAGAATTTAATGTGGATAAAGTAACCGGGAATGGAACCCCGGTGGTATTAATTGACCGGCTGGTTAAAGACTGTGAGCTGGATGCGGTTGTGGCGGACAATGTCAATGGAGCCTATTTAGCGGTGGAGATGATCATTAATAAAGGCCATCAAAAAATTGGCATTATTGCCGGACCCCAGGAGATTTACACCGCTCAGGAACGTTTAATGGGTTATCTGCGGGCCTTGAATGATTACCATATTGAAGTGAATGAGGACTATATTATTCACACCCAATATAAAAAAGATGGCGGCATTGATGCTTTTCATCAGTTAATTAGTTTGCCGGACCGGCCTACGGCCATTTTCACCACCAATTATCCCATCACCGTCAATACCATGAGGCTGATGCTGGAAAAGGGCCTCCAAATAGGGCAGGATGTTTCCCTGTGCGGATATGATCAAACAGAGCTTTTTCAAATGCTGAATCCTCCCATATCCGTGGTGGTGCAGCCCTCGAAAGAGATTGGCATCCAGGCGGCGGAAATATTGTTAAAAAGAATAGGCGGGGACTTCAGCCGGTTTCCGCAAATTCAGAGATTGAAGACCTCTCTGATTGCTACGGATTCGGTTAAAACCCTGTTTTAG